A single window of Candidatus Hydrogenedentota bacterium DNA harbors:
- a CDS encoding Gfo/Idh/MocA family oxidoreductase — MRSKRRLSRRSFLKTAGAAFAFPAIIPSSALGADGAVAPSERIVMAAIGTGGQGMGNMGNFLGRKEVQMVAVCDVDTSHRNAAKENVDKKYQNSDCQAYNDFREITRRDDIDAVCIGTPDHWHVIPAIDAAKNKKDIYVEKPLTLAIGEGRVLSDVVKQHGRILQTGSQQRSSEYFWKAAMLARNGKLGTINQISVGIPGNNKECGPSWTPQPVPEGFDYNMWLGPAPWAEYHPLRCHYTFRFILDYSGGQVTNFGAHHLDIAQWALDMDESGPVEVSGNGAFPETGLFTTATKVFFECTYANGVKLYCKTGGPNIQIEGSEGSVRASRKNVTSNPASLLEADFSAFETQLYRSNDHHQNFLECVKSRKQPICTAEVGHRSATVCHLGNISMQLGRTLKWDPKAENFGDDQEANSHVLRAMREPWSLA, encoded by the coding sequence ATGAGATCGAAACGGAGACTGAGCCGGCGGTCGTTTCTGAAAACGGCGGGCGCGGCGTTCGCTTTCCCCGCGATAATCCCATCGTCGGCACTAGGGGCCGATGGAGCGGTCGCGCCAAGCGAAAGAATCGTGATGGCAGCGATTGGCACCGGCGGGCAGGGCATGGGCAACATGGGCAACTTCCTCGGCCGAAAGGAAGTGCAGATGGTTGCGGTGTGCGACGTGGACACGAGCCATCGCAACGCTGCCAAAGAAAATGTCGACAAGAAGTATCAGAACAGCGACTGCCAGGCGTACAACGATTTTCGCGAGATAACCCGGCGTGACGATATCGACGCCGTATGCATCGGCACACCCGATCATTGGCACGTAATCCCGGCCATCGACGCGGCAAAAAACAAGAAGGACATTTACGTCGAGAAGCCACTCACTCTGGCCATTGGCGAAGGGCGCGTGCTGAGCGACGTGGTTAAGCAGCATGGCCGAATCCTGCAGACCGGCAGCCAGCAACGTTCTTCAGAGTATTTCTGGAAGGCGGCCATGCTTGCGCGCAACGGAAAGCTGGGAACGATCAATCAAATCAGCGTAGGCATTCCCGGCAACAACAAGGAGTGCGGTCCATCGTGGACACCGCAGCCGGTGCCCGAGGGGTTCGATTATAACATGTGGTTGGGGCCCGCGCCGTGGGCTGAGTATCACCCGTTGCGCTGCCACTATACGTTCCGGTTCATTCTCGACTATTCCGGCGGCCAAGTAACGAACTTTGGCGCGCATCATCTCGACATCGCGCAATGGGCGCTCGACATGGATGAGTCGGGACCCGTGGAAGTGTCGGGTAATGGCGCGTTTCCGGAAACCGGTCTCTTCACTACGGCGACCAAAGTGTTCTTTGAATGCACGTACGCGAACGGCGTGAAGCTCTACTGCAAGACCGGCGGGCCGAACATCCAAATCGAAGGTTCTGAGGGCAGCGTGCGCGCGAGCCGAAAGAACGTGACGTCCAATCCGGCGTCGTTGTTGGAGGCTGATTTCTCGGCGTTTGAGACGCAGCTTTACAGGAGCAACGACCATCACCAGAACTTTCTGGAGTGCGTAAAGTCGAGAAAGCAACCAATCTGTACCGCGGAAGTGGGTCATCGTTCCGCGACTGTGTGCCACCTCGGCAACATCTCCATGCAGTTGGGGCGCACGTTGAAGTGGGATCCGAAGGCTGAGAACTTCGGTGATGACCAGGAGGCAAACTCGCACGTCCTGCGCGCCATGCGTGAGCCATGGTCGTTGGCGTAA
- a CDS encoding Gfo/Idh/MocA family oxidoreductase yields MHRVILVVAIGLAAALIPFAGIAQADDLKIGIIGTDTSHVGAFTELINNPDNPKHVPGGKVIAAFKGGSPDVESSITRVDKYAEEIQTKYGVKIVDSIEELCTMVDAVLLESVDGRPHLEQARPVFAAKKIIYIDKPIAGTLKDAIEIFRLSKESGIPTFSSSSYRYYPSMQEVLGKDVGAVRGALSYGPATHEEHHPGLFWYGVHATEALFTVMKTGCETVVRTETPEFDVVTGTWSGGRIGTLIGLRTKATPHQVTIFGDKAVAQQQENPDDSYAPLVVEIMKFFKTKVAPITPQETIEMFAFMEAADESKRQGGAPVKIEDVLKKALDGKPLPY; encoded by the coding sequence TTGCACAGGGTGATTCTGGTAGTGGCAATTGGCTTAGCGGCCGCACTGATCCCGTTTGCGGGCATTGCCCAGGCAGACGATCTGAAGATCGGCATCATCGGAACGGACACTTCGCATGTGGGCGCCTTCACGGAGTTGATCAATAACCCGGACAATCCGAAGCATGTTCCGGGCGGCAAGGTGATTGCGGCGTTCAAAGGCGGCAGCCCCGATGTCGAGTCGAGCATCACGCGCGTAGACAAGTATGCCGAGGAAATCCAGACCAAATACGGTGTGAAGATCGTGGACAGCATTGAAGAGTTGTGCACGATGGTCGATGCCGTGTTGCTTGAGAGCGTAGACGGAAGGCCGCATTTGGAGCAGGCCAGACCGGTCTTTGCGGCAAAGAAGATCATTTACATCGACAAGCCCATCGCGGGCACACTGAAGGACGCAATCGAGATCTTCCGTTTGTCGAAGGAAAGCGGCATACCGACGTTCTCGTCTTCGTCGTACCGCTACTATCCGAGCATGCAAGAGGTGCTGGGCAAGGACGTTGGCGCGGTGCGCGGCGCCTTGTCGTATGGCCCTGCCACGCATGAAGAGCATCACCCCGGTTTGTTCTGGTATGGCGTGCACGCCACCGAGGCATTGTTCACGGTCATGAAGACGGGCTGCGAGACGGTGGTTCGCACGGAAACACCGGAATTCGACGTGGTGACCGGCACGTGGTCGGGGGGGCGCATCGGTACGCTCATTGGCTTGCGCACCAAAGCCACGCCGCACCAAGTCACCATCTTCGGCGACAAGGCTGTTGCACAGCAGCAAGAGAATCCTGATGACTCCTATGCGCCGCTTGTGGTCGAAATCATGAAGTTCTTCAAGACCAAGGTTGCGCCTATTACGCCGCAAGAAACGATTGAGATGTTCGCGTTCATGGAAGCCGCCGACGAAAGCAAACGCCAGGGCGGCGCTCCCGTGAAGATCGAAGACGTGCTCAAGAAGGCACTGGATGGAAAGCCGCTGCCTTATTGA
- a CDS encoding DUF1080 domain-containing protein — protein sequence MPEHWVTLFDGKSMDGWTQRGGTAPYHVEDGAVVGTTVPGREENGKMVSGTDNSFLCTNRVYGDFILELEFRVDQGMNSGVQIRSNSYAGYHDGRVHGYQVEIDPSDRAWTGGIYDEARRGWLFKLEGDDKARARGAFKQDEWNKFRIEARGDNIKTWVNDIPVTDLDDSMTLRGFIALQVHSSKSKETKQVRWRNIRIQDFDRANTDPIPYKEQRKD from the coding sequence ATGCCCGAGCACTGGGTAACGTTATTCGATGGAAAGTCGATGGATGGCTGGACACAACGCGGCGGCACGGCACCGTATCACGTCGAAGATGGCGCCGTGGTGGGTACAACTGTCCCGGGCCGTGAAGAGAATGGCAAGATGGTTTCGGGAACGGACAACTCGTTCCTGTGTACGAATCGAGTCTATGGGGATTTCATCCTTGAGCTTGAATTCAGAGTGGACCAGGGCATGAACTCGGGTGTACAGATTCGCAGCAACAGCTACGCGGGGTATCACGACGGACGTGTGCACGGCTATCAGGTAGAGATTGACCCTTCTGACCGTGCGTGGACCGGCGGAATCTACGATGAAGCGCGGCGCGGGTGGCTGTTCAAGCTGGAAGGTGACGACAAGGCGCGGGCACGCGGCGCATTCAAACAGGATGAGTGGAACAAGTTTCGGATCGAAGCGCGCGGCGACAACATCAAGACATGGGTGAACGATATCCCCGTGACGGATCTCGACGATTCGATGACATTGCGAGGATTCATCGCGCTACAAGTCCATTCTTCAAAGTCCAAAGAAACCAAGCAAGTTCGCTGGCGTAACATTCGCATTCAGGATTTCGACAGAGCGAATACAGACCCTATTCCGTATAAAGAGCAACGTAAGGACTAG